One Pongo pygmaeus isolate AG05252 chromosome 10, NHGRI_mPonPyg2-v2.0_pri, whole genome shotgun sequence genomic window carries:
- the GSG1 gene encoding germ cell-specific gene 1 protein isoform X3 has product MSDPSQLTQNVCLTQEMELAKAFSGQRTLLSAILSMLSLSFSTTSLLSNYWFVGTQKVPKPLCEKGLAAKCFDMPVSLDGDTTNTSTQEVVQYNWETGDDRFSFQSFRSGMWLSCEETVEEPALLHPQSWKQFRALQSSGTAAAKGERCRSFIELTPPAERGEKGLLEFATLQGPCHSTLRFGGKQLMEKASLPSPSLGLCGKNPMVIPGNADHLHRTSIHQLPPATNGLATHWEPCLWAQTECLCCCFLCPVRSLGDGGPHDVFTSLPGDCQLGSRRLETTCLELWLGLLHGLALLHLLHGVGCHHLQHVHQDGAGVQVQA; this is encoded by the exons ATGGAGCTCGCAAAGGCCTTCTCTGGCCAGCGGACACTCCTATCTGCCATCCTCAGCATGCTATCACTCAGCTTCTCCACAACATCCCTGCTCAGCAACTACTGGTTTGTGGGCACACAGAAGGTGCCCAAGCCCCTGTGCGAGAAAGGTCTGGCAGCCAAGTGCTTTGACATGCCAGTGTCCCTGGATGGAGATACGACCAACACATCCACCCAGGAGGTGGTACAATACAACTGGGAGACTGGGGATGACCGGTTCTCCTTCCAGAGCTTCCGGAGTGGCATGTGGCTATCCTGTGAGGAAACTGTGGAAGAACCAG CACTGCTCCATCCCCAGTCCTGGAAACAATTTAGAGCCCTTCAGTCCAGTGGTACAGCGGCAGCAAAAG GGGAGAGGTGCCGAAGTTTCATTGAACTTACACCACCAGCCGAGAGAGGTGAGAAAGGACTATTGGAATTTGCCACGTTGCAAGGCCCATGTCACTCCACTCTCCGATTTGGAGGGAAGCAGTTGATGGAGAaggcttccctcccctccccttccttggGGCTTTGTGGCAA AAATCCTATGGTTATCCCTGGGAACGCAGATCACCTACATCGGACTTCAATTCATCAGCTTCCTCCTGCTACTAACGGACTTGCTACTCACTGGGAACCCTGCCTGTGGGCTCAAACTGAGTGCCTTTGCTGCTGTTTCCTCTGTCCTGTCAG GTCTCTTGGGGATGGTGGCCCACATGATGTATTCACAAGTCTTCCAGGTGACTGCCAACTTGGGTCCAGAAGACTGGAGACCACATGTTTGGAATTATGGCTGGGCCTTCTA CATGGCCTGGCTCTCCTTCACCTGCTGCATGGCGTCGGCTGTCACCACCTTCAACACGTACACCAGGATGGTGCTGGAGTTCAAGTGCAAGCATAG
- the GSG1 gene encoding germ cell-specific gene 1 protein isoform X1, whose product MSDPSQLTQNVCLTQEMELAKAFSGQRTLLSAILSMLSLSFSTTSLLSNYWFVGTQKVPKPLCEKGLAAKCFDMPVSLDGDTTNTSTQEVVQYNWETGDDRFSFQSFRSGMWLSCEETVEEPALLHPQSWKQFRALQSSGTAAAKGERCRSFIELTPPAEREILWLSLGTQITYIGLQFISFLLLLTDLLLTGNPACGLKLSAFAAVSSVLSGLLGMVAHMMYSQVFQVTANLGPEDWRPHVWNYGWAFYMAWLSFTCCMASAVTTFNTYTRMVLEFKCKHSKSFKENPNCLPHHHQCFPRRLSSAAPTAGPLTSYHQYHNQPIHSVSEGVDFYSELRNKGFQQGASQELKEAVRSSAEEEQC is encoded by the exons ATGGAGCTCGCAAAGGCCTTCTCTGGCCAGCGGACACTCCTATCTGCCATCCTCAGCATGCTATCACTCAGCTTCTCCACAACATCCCTGCTCAGCAACTACTGGTTTGTGGGCACACAGAAGGTGCCCAAGCCCCTGTGCGAGAAAGGTCTGGCAGCCAAGTGCTTTGACATGCCAGTGTCCCTGGATGGAGATACGACCAACACATCCACCCAGGAGGTGGTACAATACAACTGGGAGACTGGGGATGACCGGTTCTCCTTCCAGAGCTTCCGGAGTGGCATGTGGCTATCCTGTGAGGAAACTGTGGAAGAACCAG CACTGCTCCATCCCCAGTCCTGGAAACAATTTAGAGCCCTTCAGTCCAGTGGTACAGCGGCAGCAAAAG GGGAGAGGTGCCGAAGTTTCATTGAACTTACACCACCAGCCGAGAGAG AAATCCTATGGTTATCCCTGGGAACGCAGATCACCTACATCGGACTTCAATTCATCAGCTTCCTCCTGCTACTAACGGACTTGCTACTCACTGGGAACCCTGCCTGTGGGCTCAAACTGAGTGCCTTTGCTGCTGTTTCCTCTGTCCTGTCAG GTCTCTTGGGGATGGTGGCCCACATGATGTATTCACAAGTCTTCCAGGTGACTGCCAACTTGGGTCCAGAAGACTGGAGACCACATGTTTGGAATTATGGCTGGGCCTTCTA CATGGCCTGGCTCTCCTTCACCTGCTGCATGGCGTCGGCTGTCACCACCTTCAACACGTACACCAGGATGGTGCTGGAGTTCAAGTGCAAGCATAGTAAGAGCTTCAAGGAAAACCCAAACTGCCTACCACATCACCACCAGTGTTTCCCTCGGCGGCTGTCAAGTGCAGCCCCCACCGCGGGTCCTTTGACCAGCTACCACCAGTATCACAATCAGCCCATCCACTCTGTCTCTGAGGGAGTCGACTTCTACTCCGAGCTGCGGAACAAGGGATTTCAACAAGGGGCCAGCCAGGAGCTGAAAGAAGCAGTTAGGTCATCTGCAGAGGAAGAGCAGTGTTAG
- the GSG1 gene encoding germ cell-specific gene 1 protein isoform X5 yields MSDPSQLTQNVCLTQEMELAKAFSGQRTLLSAILSMLSLSFSTTSLLSNYWFVGTQKVPKPLCEKGLAAKCFDMPVSLDGDTTNTSTQEVVQYNWETGDDRFSFQSFRSGMWLSCEETVEEPALLHPQSWKQFRALQSSGTAAAKGERCRSFIELTPPAERGEKGLLEFATLQGPCHSTLRFGGKQLMEKASLPSPSLGLCEILWLSLGTQITYIGLQFISFLLLLTDLLLTGNPACGLKLSAFAAVSSVLSGLLGMVAHMMYSQVFQVTANLGPEDWRPHVWNYGWAFYMAWLSFTCCMASAVTTFNTYTRMVLEFKCKHSKSFKENPNCLPHHHQCFPRRLSSAAPTAGPLTSYHQYHNQPIHSVSEGVDFYSELRNKGFQQGASQELKEAVRSSAEEEQC; encoded by the exons ATGGAGCTCGCAAAGGCCTTCTCTGGCCAGCGGACACTCCTATCTGCCATCCTCAGCATGCTATCACTCAGCTTCTCCACAACATCCCTGCTCAGCAACTACTGGTTTGTGGGCACACAGAAGGTGCCCAAGCCCCTGTGCGAGAAAGGTCTGGCAGCCAAGTGCTTTGACATGCCAGTGTCCCTGGATGGAGATACGACCAACACATCCACCCAGGAGGTGGTACAATACAACTGGGAGACTGGGGATGACCGGTTCTCCTTCCAGAGCTTCCGGAGTGGCATGTGGCTATCCTGTGAGGAAACTGTGGAAGAACCAG CACTGCTCCATCCCCAGTCCTGGAAACAATTTAGAGCCCTTCAGTCCAGTGGTACAGCGGCAGCAAAAG GGGAGAGGTGCCGAAGTTTCATTGAACTTACACCACCAGCCGAGAGAGGTGAGAAAGGACTATTGGAATTTGCCACGTTGCAAGGCCCATGTCACTCCACTCTCCGATTTGGAGGGAAGCAGTTGATGGAGAaggcttccctcccctccccttccttggGGCTTTGTG AAATCCTATGGTTATCCCTGGGAACGCAGATCACCTACATCGGACTTCAATTCATCAGCTTCCTCCTGCTACTAACGGACTTGCTACTCACTGGGAACCCTGCCTGTGGGCTCAAACTGAGTGCCTTTGCTGCTGTTTCCTCTGTCCTGTCAG GTCTCTTGGGGATGGTGGCCCACATGATGTATTCACAAGTCTTCCAGGTGACTGCCAACTTGGGTCCAGAAGACTGGAGACCACATGTTTGGAATTATGGCTGGGCCTTCTA CATGGCCTGGCTCTCCTTCACCTGCTGCATGGCGTCGGCTGTCACCACCTTCAACACGTACACCAGGATGGTGCTGGAGTTCAAGTGCAAGCATAGTAAGAGCTTCAAGGAAAACCCAAACTGCCTACCACATCACCACCAGTGTTTCCCTCGGCGGCTGTCAAGTGCAGCCCCCACCGCGGGTCCTTTGACCAGCTACCACCAGTATCACAATCAGCCCATCCACTCTGTCTCTGAGGGAGTCGACTTCTACTCCGAGCTGCGGAACAAGGGATTTCAACAAGGGGCCAGCCAGGAGCTGAAAGAAGCAGTTAGGTCATCTGCAGAGGAAGAGCAGTGTTAG
- the GSG1 gene encoding germ cell-specific gene 1 protein isoform X4 produces the protein MSDPSQLTQNVCLTQEMELAKAFSGQRTLLSAILSMLSLSFSTTSLLSNYWFVGTQKVPKPLCEKGLAAKCFDMPVSLDGDTTNTSTQEVVQYNWETGDDRFSFQSFRSGMWLSCEETVEEPGERCRSFIELTPPAERGEKGLLEFATLQGPCHSTLRFGGKQLMEKASLPSPSLGLCGKNPMVIPGNADHLHRTSIHQLPPATNGLATHWEPCLWAQTECLCCCFLCPVRSLGDGGPHDVFTSLPGDCQLGSRRLETTCLELWLGLLHGLALLHLLHGVGCHHLQHVHQDGAGVQVQA, from the exons ATGGAGCTCGCAAAGGCCTTCTCTGGCCAGCGGACACTCCTATCTGCCATCCTCAGCATGCTATCACTCAGCTTCTCCACAACATCCCTGCTCAGCAACTACTGGTTTGTGGGCACACAGAAGGTGCCCAAGCCCCTGTGCGAGAAAGGTCTGGCAGCCAAGTGCTTTGACATGCCAGTGTCCCTGGATGGAGATACGACCAACACATCCACCCAGGAGGTGGTACAATACAACTGGGAGACTGGGGATGACCGGTTCTCCTTCCAGAGCTTCCGGAGTGGCATGTGGCTATCCTGTGAGGAAACTGTGGAAGAACCAG GGGAGAGGTGCCGAAGTTTCATTGAACTTACACCACCAGCCGAGAGAGGTGAGAAAGGACTATTGGAATTTGCCACGTTGCAAGGCCCATGTCACTCCACTCTCCGATTTGGAGGGAAGCAGTTGATGGAGAaggcttccctcccctccccttccttggGGCTTTGTGGCAA AAATCCTATGGTTATCCCTGGGAACGCAGATCACCTACATCGGACTTCAATTCATCAGCTTCCTCCTGCTACTAACGGACTTGCTACTCACTGGGAACCCTGCCTGTGGGCTCAAACTGAGTGCCTTTGCTGCTGTTTCCTCTGTCCTGTCAG GTCTCTTGGGGATGGTGGCCCACATGATGTATTCACAAGTCTTCCAGGTGACTGCCAACTTGGGTCCAGAAGACTGGAGACCACATGTTTGGAATTATGGCTGGGCCTTCTA CATGGCCTGGCTCTCCTTCACCTGCTGCATGGCGTCGGCTGTCACCACCTTCAACACGTACACCAGGATGGTGCTGGAGTTCAAGTGCAAGCATAG
- the GSG1 gene encoding germ cell-specific gene 1 protein isoform X2: MSDPSQLTQNVCLTQEMELAKAFSGQRTLLSAILSMLSLSFSTTSLLSNYWFVGTQKVPKPLCEKGLAAKCFDMPVSLDGDTTNTSTQEVVQYNWETGDDRFSFQSFRSGMWLSCEETVEEPGERCRSFIELTPPAEREILWLSLGTQITYIGLQFISFLLLLTDLLLTGNPACGLKLSAFAAVSSVLSGLLGMVAHMMYSQVFQVTANLGPEDWRPHVWNYGWAFYMAWLSFTCCMASAVTTFNTYTRMVLEFKCKHSKSFKENPNCLPHHHQCFPRRLSSAAPTAGPLTSYHQYHNQPIHSVSEGVDFYSELRNKGFQQGASQELKEAVRSSAEEEQC, from the exons ATGGAGCTCGCAAAGGCCTTCTCTGGCCAGCGGACACTCCTATCTGCCATCCTCAGCATGCTATCACTCAGCTTCTCCACAACATCCCTGCTCAGCAACTACTGGTTTGTGGGCACACAGAAGGTGCCCAAGCCCCTGTGCGAGAAAGGTCTGGCAGCCAAGTGCTTTGACATGCCAGTGTCCCTGGATGGAGATACGACCAACACATCCACCCAGGAGGTGGTACAATACAACTGGGAGACTGGGGATGACCGGTTCTCCTTCCAGAGCTTCCGGAGTGGCATGTGGCTATCCTGTGAGGAAACTGTGGAAGAACCAG GGGAGAGGTGCCGAAGTTTCATTGAACTTACACCACCAGCCGAGAGAG AAATCCTATGGTTATCCCTGGGAACGCAGATCACCTACATCGGACTTCAATTCATCAGCTTCCTCCTGCTACTAACGGACTTGCTACTCACTGGGAACCCTGCCTGTGGGCTCAAACTGAGTGCCTTTGCTGCTGTTTCCTCTGTCCTGTCAG GTCTCTTGGGGATGGTGGCCCACATGATGTATTCACAAGTCTTCCAGGTGACTGCCAACTTGGGTCCAGAAGACTGGAGACCACATGTTTGGAATTATGGCTGGGCCTTCTA CATGGCCTGGCTCTCCTTCACCTGCTGCATGGCGTCGGCTGTCACCACCTTCAACACGTACACCAGGATGGTGCTGGAGTTCAAGTGCAAGCATAGTAAGAGCTTCAAGGAAAACCCAAACTGCCTACCACATCACCACCAGTGTTTCCCTCGGCGGCTGTCAAGTGCAGCCCCCACCGCGGGTCCTTTGACCAGCTACCACCAGTATCACAATCAGCCCATCCACTCTGTCTCTGAGGGAGTCGACTTCTACTCCGAGCTGCGGAACAAGGGATTTCAACAAGGGGCCAGCCAGGAGCTGAAAGAAGCAGTTAGGTCATCTGCAGAGGAAGAGCAGTGTTAG